CGGCGGGCGTGGTCAACCTGATCACCGGCCTGGGCGCCGAAACCGGCGCGCCGTTGGCGCAGCATGCGGATGTGGACAAGATCGCCTTCACCGGCTCCACCCAGGTCGGCCGGCTGATCGCCCAGGCGGCCACGCGCAACATGAAAAAGGTCTCGCTGGAGCTGGGGGGCAAGTCGCCCAACATCATCTTGCCCGACGCCGACATCGTGCGTGCCGCCAAGGGCGCCGCCGATGGCATTTTCTACAACCAGGGCCAGGTGTGCACCGCCGCTTCGCGTCTGTATGTACACGCCAGCGTGCTCGACCAGGTGCTTGAAGAGCTGCAACGCCATGCCGCCGCGCATGTGCTCGGCAACGGCCTGGACCCGGCGAGCAGCATGGGCCCGCTGGTATCGGGGCGCCAACTGGAGACGGTCAAGGGCTACCTGCAGCGTGGTCGGGAAGAGGGCGCCGAACTGATCTGCGGCGGCGAGCGTCCGGCGCACCTGGAGCGCGGTCATTTCATTGAGCCCAGCGTCTTTCTCGACCGTGCCGAGCGCGCCTGCGTGGCCCGCGAAGAAATCTTCGGCCCGGTGCTCACCGTGATGAGCTGGACCGAAGTCGACGAACTGGTACTGCGCGCCAACGATTCGCCGTACGGCCTGGCCGCCGGCCTGTGGACCCGCGACCTGCGCTCGGCGCACCGCCTGGCGGCGCAGCTCAAGGCCGGTTCGGTGTGGGTCAACTGTTGGAACGTCGTCGATGCGGCTTCGCCGTTCGGTGGCTACAAGCAATCCGGCTGGGGCCGGGAAATGGGCAAGAACGTGATCGACGCTTATACCGAGACCAAAAGCGTATTCGTCGATCTGGCCTGAACTGAATCATCACTACGAGGTAGTTGCTATGGATCTGGAATTGAAAGGCCGCGTGGCCATCGTCACCGGCGGTGGGATGGGCATCGGCAAGGAAGTCGCACGTTTTCTGTCCGAGGAAGGCTGCAAGGTGGTGATCTGCGCACGGCGCATGGCGTTCCTGACCCAGGCCGCCGAAGAGATCAGCGCACAGACCGGCAATGAAGTGCTGCCGCTGTTCTGCGACACCAATGACATGAAGGCCGTGTCGGACATGGTCGAAGCGGCGCACAAGCACTTCGGGCGCATCGACATTCTGGTCAACGGTGCGGCGGCGCCATCCGGCGTGGTGCGCAATGACATCGAACATGCCGGCGACGACGAACTGCTGTCGGACCTCAATACCAAGGTGATCGGCTATTTCCGTTGCGCCAAGGCCGTGACCCCACACATGAAGGCCGCCGGCTTCGGGCGCATCATCAATATCGGTGGCCTCACCGGGCGCAGCAGCAAAGTGCTGTCGGGCATGCGCAACCTGGCCATCGCGCACATGACCAAGACCCTGTCCGACCAGTTGGGCGCCAGCGGCATTACGGTCAACCTGATCCACCCCGGCGTCGTGGACACCCCGCACATCCGTGAGCTGTACGAGCGCGAAGGGATCAAGCAGGGCAAGACCCCGGAGCAGGTCGAACAGGGCTATATCGACGCCACGCCGATTCGCCGCACGCTGGCGCCGATCGAAATGGGCTGGCTGATCGGCTTCCTCGCATCCCCCAAGGCAGGCGCGGTGACCGGCGAATCCATCGGCATCGACGGCGGCCTGACCCGTGGCATCTTCATCTGAGGAGCAACTGCGATGAGTAACGGAACCCTGTTAGTCGCCACCGTCGGCCAGGCGGTTATCCGCAGCGCCGACGACGGCAAGACCTGGCATCGCCTGGGCCTGGGGCAAGACCTGGAATTCGACGCGATCACCCGTTCGCTGAGCCTGCACCCCGGCACGCCGGAGGTGATCTATGCCGGCACCGATATCGGTTTGTGCGTCAGCCATGACACCGGTGGGCGCTGGCAACAGGTCGACTCGCCGTTCAACGGCCAGACCGTGTGGAAGGTGGCGGTGGACCCGCAGGATGCCCGGCGGATTTTCGTCGGCACCGGGGCGCCCTCGCGCGCGGTGCTGTGGCGCACCCTGGACGGCGGCGCAAGCTGGGACCGCGCGCCGGTGGAGATTCCTGAATTCTGCGATGGCGTCAGTCGTCCGCGTTTGCTGGCCTTCGCCTATGACCCCTGCGACCGCAACCAGCTGTGGTTCGGCCTGGAGGAGGGTGGGCTGTTCCATTCCCGCGACGGTGGCGACAGCTGGACCCGCGTCGATGACCGCCTGCTGTGGGACTTCAACTCGGACGTTCACAACATCGTCGTGCTGCCCAACCATGGCCAGAAAGTCATCGTGGTGGTGTGCGTCAACGCGGTCTATCGCAGCCTCGACGAGGGGCTGACCTGGACCGGCATCATCGGCCGTGAAGCCTTCGGCCTGTATTACCTGCGTGCGATGAACGCACCGCCGGGCTCGCAAGACACCGTGTACCTGAGCATTTCCGACGGCACCCCCGGCACCACCAGCAAGGTGCTGGTGTCGCGTGACGCCGCGCTCAGTTGGCAAGTGCTGCCGCTGCCGCAACAGCCTAACTCGTGTGTGTGGGCGCTGGCGTTCAACCCGGCCAACCCTCGGCAAATCGTCGCCGGTACCAAGTACGGTCACCTGTTCACCTCCGACAATGGCGGTGACGGCTGGCAGAAACACTGGCGCGAGTTCAGTGAAATCGCCGATGTGCTCTGGACGCCCGCGGTGGCGCAGATCAAGGCCGGGCACCAATCCATCGTCAAACAGCATTGAGGTAGCGAGCGATGAAAGTCGAAATCCTTCGCACTCACTTATCGCTATGGGTGAGTGATCCTGATGTGTCGGCGCGCTGGTACGCCGACATCCTGGGCATGCATGAAAGCGCCCGTGGCGAGAGCTGGGTGATGATGGCGTTTGGCACCAAGCATCACGACATCGCGTTGATTCGCGCAGAACCCGGCGCTCACCAGGGCGGGCTGGGGCTGCAGCACTACGGGTTGGAAATCGCCGGTGACATGACCACCTTGCGCCAGCTCTACGGCATGTTGCTGAAAAAGGGCGTGGAGGTGGTGAAGATCACCGACCACGAAATCGGCCATGGCCTGTACTTCAACGACCCCGATTGCAACCGCATGGAATTCTTCCTTGAGACCGAGCACGACGATGCGCGCGGCAAGGCTCGCTTCAAGGCGGCCGGCGCGCCGAGTCGCAACTACACGCTCGACCCCCTCGACCCTATTTGAACAAAGGTAAACAGCATGAAAAGCGCAAATTTCGCCAGCTACCACATCCGCAAATGGTACAGCTTCGTTGAAGAAACCCTGGCCAACGAAACCGGCCAACTGGCCGATGGCGAGCCGTTGTTCAAATACGCCGTGGCCGCCGTGATCGCCAACCCCTATGCCGGACGCTACAGCGAAGACCTCGGGCAATTGGTCGAGCCGTCGCCGCTGCTGGGCGAAGAGTTTGGTCGACGCATCCAGGCCCTGGCCGGCGCGCAGCCGATTGTCAGTTATGGCAAGGCGATCCTGGTGGGCAGCGCGGGCGAGTACGAGCACGGCAACGCGTTCCTGACCAACCCGGCGGCCGATCCGATTCGCGTGGCGCTGGGCGGCGGCAAGTCGTGGGTGCCGTCCACCGGCAAGCGTGGCGGCCCCGGCACCACCATAGACGTGCCGCTGGCCCATAAAGACGCGCTGTACGTGCGCTCGCATTACGACAGTATTTCCCTGACCTTCGGTGACGGCCCGTCGCCGGATGAGGTGGTGGTGATCTGGGCCTTCGCCACGCGCGGGCGTTTGCATGCGCGGCTGGGCGGCCTGCGCGCCGAGGATGTAAAAGGTATCGACGGGCTGCACTGATACGCGCCCGTGCTTGAGCGATGCTGGAACAAAAACCACAACAAGAAAGCGGTGAATAGCGATGAAGCAGGAGAAAACCCAGGTTGTCATCGTGGGCGGTGGCCCCAACGGGATCACGGCCGCGCACTTTATGGGCATGTACGGTATCGACTGCGTCGTCCTTGAGCTGGCCGACGGCATCCTGCCTTACCCGCGTGCGGTGGGCATGGACGACGAGGCGTTGCGCGTGCTGCAGGGCATCGGCATTGCCGAGCTGGCGGTGCGCGACATGATTTGCGATGTACCGCTGCGCTATTACAACGCGCGCGGCGTGTGTTTCGCCGAGGTCAAGCCAAGTGCCGCGCAGTACGGCTGGCCGATGCGCAATATTTTCATGCAGCAGCTGCTCGAAGGCACCTTGCGCGAACGGCTCGGGCAGCATGCCAGTGTCCAATTGCGCCAGGGCCATGAACTGCTTGAGCTTGAGCAGGACGAGCACGGCGTGACCCTGCAGGTACGCGACGCCGCTGGCGAGGTCTATGCACTGCAGGCCGACTACGTGATCGGCGCCGACGGTGGCCGTTCCACCGTGCGCAAACAACTGGGTATCGAGCTGCTCGGGCTGACCCATCCGCGCAAATGGGTGGTGGTCGATACGGCCAACGACACCCTGGATGCGCCCTATACCGCGCTGCATGCCGATCCGCAGCGGCCGTTTGTGTGCATCTACCTGCCTTATCAGCAGCGGCGCTGGGAATTCATGCTGATGGAGGGCGAAGACGAAGCCAAAATGTGCGAAGAGGCGACGATTCGCCAACTGATCCATGGGCATATCGGCGACGCTGTCGACCAGCTCAATATCATCCGCATTCGTGCCTATACCCACCATTCGCGGGTCGCGGCGCGGTTTGTCCAAGGGCGAGTGGCACTTGTGGGTGATGCGGCGCACATTTCGCCACCCTGGGCCGGGCAGGGCCTCAACTCCGGCCTTCGCGACGTGGCCAACGTGGCCTGGAAACTGGCGGCGATCATTCAGGGCCGCGCGGCGCCGTCGATTCTGGCCAGCTACGACCAGGAACGCCGTGGCCACGCCACCGAGCTGGTGGCGCTGGCCGACAACATGGGGGCGGTACTGGGCCTGACCAACCCGCTGATGGCCGGCGTGCGCGACTGGTTGTTCCAGGCGGTGAACAGCGTCGACAACCTGCGCTCGCACTTGCTGGAGTTCAAGTTCAAACCCAAGGCCACCATCACCAAGGGCCTGGTTTATCACGAGCGCGCCGAGCTGCGTGAAGACGACCTGGTGGGCCAGTTGTTCATCCAGCCGAACATCGAAGACGCCCAGGGCCAGCGCCGCCGCCTGGACGAGATGCTGGGCAGTGGCTATGCCGTGCTTGGCTACCGGGTGAACCCGCGTGACCAGCTCAGCCAACCCATGGCCGAGTATTGGGCGCGTTGGGGCACGCGGTTCATTCAAGTCAACCGGTCGCGCAGCGGTGTGGGGCGCAACCAGCCGTTGACGGCCACCGACGCCCTGAGCGTGGAGGACGTGGATAACCGCCTGGGCGAATGGTTCTCCAAGGTACGCGACTGCATCGTCGTGGTGCGTCCGGACCGCTTTGTCGCCGCCATCACCACCCCCGAACGCCTGGATGGCGTGCTGCGCAAACTGGCGGAGCAACTGTCATGAGCCACGACCATGACCTGCTTGAGCAATTGCACCAGGCCGGGCGCCGCGCTCGGGCGCTCGCACCCCTTGCGCTAGAGGCGCTGGACCGGCAGCAGGGCTACGCGCTGCTGCATCAGGGCGTGGCGCGCCGCCAGGCGGCGGGCGAGCGTGTGAGTGGCTGGAAAGTGGCCCTCGCCGGCCGTGC
This region of Pseudomonas asgharzadehiana genomic DNA includes:
- a CDS encoding aldehyde dehydrogenase family protein, giving the protein MKQLDVLPQVRAFLAQPGRLFIGGTWQDAAGGRRFAVENPATQETLTEVAQSDERDVDAAVAAARAAFTGTWAMQSPAQRGLLLFRLADLIDQHREELAQLITLENGKTIATARGEAASAATIIRYFAGWPTKIEGGTLPVSPASGAPMLNYTLREPVGVCALIVPWNFPLNMCVWKLGPALATGCVAVLKPAEQTPLVAIRLVQLIEAAGFPAGVVNLITGLGAETGAPLAQHADVDKIAFTGSTQVGRLIAQAATRNMKKVSLELGGKSPNIILPDADIVRAAKGAADGIFYNQGQVCTAASRLYVHASVLDQVLEELQRHAAAHVLGNGLDPASSMGPLVSGRQLETVKGYLQRGREEGAELICGGERPAHLERGHFIEPSVFLDRAERACVAREEIFGPVLTVMSWTEVDELVLRANDSPYGLAAGLWTRDLRSAHRLAAQLKAGSVWVNCWNVVDAASPFGGYKQSGWGREMGKNVIDAYTETKSVFVDLA
- a CDS encoding SDR family NAD(P)-dependent oxidoreductase gives rise to the protein MDLELKGRVAIVTGGGMGIGKEVARFLSEEGCKVVICARRMAFLTQAAEEISAQTGNEVLPLFCDTNDMKAVSDMVEAAHKHFGRIDILVNGAAAPSGVVRNDIEHAGDDELLSDLNTKVIGYFRCAKAVTPHMKAAGFGRIINIGGLTGRSSKVLSGMRNLAIAHMTKTLSDQLGASGITVNLIHPGVVDTPHIRELYEREGIKQGKTPEQVEQGYIDATPIRRTLAPIEMGWLIGFLASPKAGAVTGESIGIDGGLTRGIFI
- a CDS encoding VPS10 domain-containing protein, with protein sequence MSNGTLLVATVGQAVIRSADDGKTWHRLGLGQDLEFDAITRSLSLHPGTPEVIYAGTDIGLCVSHDTGGRWQQVDSPFNGQTVWKVAVDPQDARRIFVGTGAPSRAVLWRTLDGGASWDRAPVEIPEFCDGVSRPRLLAFAYDPCDRNQLWFGLEEGGLFHSRDGGDSWTRVDDRLLWDFNSDVHNIVVLPNHGQKVIVVVCVNAVYRSLDEGLTWTGIIGREAFGLYYLRAMNAPPGSQDTVYLSISDGTPGTTSKVLVSRDAALSWQVLPLPQQPNSCVWALAFNPANPRQIVAGTKYGHLFTSDNGGDGWQKHWREFSEIADVLWTPAVAQIKAGHQSIVKQH
- a CDS encoding VOC family protein is translated as MKVEILRTHLSLWVSDPDVSARWYADILGMHESARGESWVMMAFGTKHHDIALIRAEPGAHQGGLGLQHYGLEIAGDMTTLRQLYGMLLKKGVEVVKITDHEIGHGLYFNDPDCNRMEFFLETEHDDARGKARFKAAGAPSRNYTLDPLDPI
- a CDS encoding amino acid synthesis family protein, with amino-acid sequence MKSANFASYHIRKWYSFVEETLANETGQLADGEPLFKYAVAAVIANPYAGRYSEDLGQLVEPSPLLGEEFGRRIQALAGAQPIVSYGKAILVGSAGEYEHGNAFLTNPAADPIRVALGGGKSWVPSTGKRGGPGTTIDVPLAHKDALYVRSHYDSISLTFGDGPSPDEVVVIWAFATRGRLHARLGGLRAEDVKGIDGLH
- a CDS encoding bifunctional 3-(3-hydroxy-phenyl)propionate/3-hydroxycinnamic acid hydroxylase; amino-acid sequence: MKQEKTQVVIVGGGPNGITAAHFMGMYGIDCVVLELADGILPYPRAVGMDDEALRVLQGIGIAELAVRDMICDVPLRYYNARGVCFAEVKPSAAQYGWPMRNIFMQQLLEGTLRERLGQHASVQLRQGHELLELEQDEHGVTLQVRDAAGEVYALQADYVIGADGGRSTVRKQLGIELLGLTHPRKWVVVDTANDTLDAPYTALHADPQRPFVCIYLPYQQRRWEFMLMEGEDEAKMCEEATIRQLIHGHIGDAVDQLNIIRIRAYTHHSRVAARFVQGRVALVGDAAHISPPWAGQGLNSGLRDVANVAWKLAAIIQGRAAPSILASYDQERRGHATELVALADNMGAVLGLTNPLMAGVRDWLFQAVNSVDNLRSHLLEFKFKPKATITKGLVYHERAELREDDLVGQLFIQPNIEDAQGQRRRLDEMLGSGYAVLGYRVNPRDQLSQPMAEYWARWGTRFIQVNRSRSGVGRNQPLTATDALSVEDVDNRLGEWFSKVRDCIVVVRPDRFVAAITTPERLDGVLRKLAEQLS